The following are from one region of the Mangifera indica cultivar Alphonso chromosome 14, CATAS_Mindica_2.1, whole genome shotgun sequence genome:
- the LOC123196046 gene encoding myb-related protein 308-like, with the protein MRKPCCEKNGTNKGAWSQHEDQKLIDYIQKHGEGCWRSIPQAAGLLRCGKSCRLRWVNYLRPDLKRGNFGQDEEDLIIKLHALLGNRWSLIAGRLPGRTDNEVKNHWNTHLKRKLVQMGIDPKNHHIRHKTAPAKSFVSNQKCNSATEEDDNRVLDSVNGPESFAVSGLPDLNLDLNL; encoded by the exons ATGAGGAAGCCTTGCTGTGAAAAGAATGGCACCAACAAGGGAGCCTGGAGTCAACATGAAGATCAAAAGCTCATTGACTATATTCAAAAGCATGGAGAAGGCTGCTGGCGCTCCATTCCTCAAGCTGCTG GGTTGCTTCGGTGTGGAAAAAGTTGCAGACTGAGATGGGTAAATTATCTGAGGCCAGACCTTAAACGTGGCAACTTTGGCCAAGATGAAGAAGACCTTATCATCAAGCTCCATGCACTTCTTGGAAACAG GTGGTCACTGATAGCTGGAAGATTGCCAGGAAGAACAGACAATGAAGTGAAGAATCACTGGAACACCCATCTGAAAAGGAAACTGGTGCAAATGGGAATCGATCCCAAAAATCATCATATAAGACACAAGACAGCTCCGGCCAAATCCTTTGTTTCAAACCAAAAATGTAATTCTGCAACTGAAGAAGACGATAATCGAGTGTTGGATTCTGTGAATGGTCCTGAGAGTTTTGCAGTTAGCGGTTTGCCTGATCTTAATCTTGATCTTAATTTGTGA